The proteins below are encoded in one region of Streptomyces sp. NBC_00490:
- a CDS encoding helix-turn-helix transcriptional regulator has translation MSTESDIREFLASRRAKITPQQAGLPAYGGNRRVPGLRREEVAMLAGVSVDYYVRLERGHLAGASEEVLDAVANALQLDEAERAHLYDLARAVARRPFRRTKRTRGPLPDSVLRVLDSMTDSPAFIRNGRLDILAINHLGRALYAPLFTDDAPRPVNVARFQFLDPHGRDFFPDWEQSVNTTVSLLRTEAGRAPGDSDLTGLIGELVTRSEEFRTAWAKHNVRLHHTGSKSFRHPAVGEITLDFDAMELPAQPGLTLTAYSAGPHTPAYDALQLLAAWAATEAPSAAVDRSTSR, from the coding sequence GTGAGTACCGAGAGCGACATCCGCGAATTCCTGGCCTCTCGCCGCGCCAAGATCACCCCGCAGCAGGCCGGACTTCCCGCCTACGGCGGCAATCGGCGTGTGCCCGGTCTACGCCGCGAGGAAGTCGCAATGCTCGCCGGCGTCAGCGTCGACTACTACGTTCGCCTCGAACGCGGCCACCTCGCCGGTGCCTCCGAGGAGGTCCTCGACGCCGTCGCGAACGCCCTGCAGCTCGACGAGGCCGAACGCGCTCACCTCTACGACCTGGCCCGCGCCGTCGCCAGACGTCCCTTCCGCCGTACCAAACGCACTCGAGGTCCACTCCCGGACAGCGTCCTGCGCGTCCTGGACTCCATGACCGACTCCCCGGCCTTCATCCGCAACGGCCGCCTCGACATCCTCGCGATCAACCACCTCGGCCGCGCCCTGTACGCACCGCTGTTCACCGATGACGCCCCGCGCCCGGTCAACGTCGCGCGCTTCCAGTTCCTGGATCCGCACGGCCGTGACTTCTTTCCGGACTGGGAGCAGTCCGTGAACACAACCGTCTCGCTGCTGCGCACCGAGGCCGGACGGGCTCCAGGTGACAGCGATCTGACCGGACTGATCGGTGAACTCGTCACCCGCAGCGAGGAGTTCCGCACCGCGTGGGCCAAGCACAACGTGCGCCTGCACCACACCGGCAGCAAGTCGTTCCGTCACCCGGCCGTCGGCGAGATCACCCTGGACTTCGACGCCATGGAACTGCCCGCACAGCCCGGCCTGACCCTGACCGCGTACAGCGCCGGCCCGCACACCCCGGCCTACGACGCGCTGCAGCTGCTGGCGGCCTGGGCCGCCACTGAGGCACCCTCCGCTGCCGTCGACCGCTCGACCAGCCGCTGA
- a CDS encoding family 78 glycoside hydrolase catalytic domain — protein MLRKRPLLLMLLKGLVMCAVVAAASILPTSVSPAASAPPSDEPFSVKALTANGRVNPLGIGGEDPVLGWQLASARRGTSQTAYEIQVGRRPGAADVWSSRRVASDRQVGVRYGGPALDAGTRYYWRVRAWDDKGTASPWSATAYFETGLLDSADWDGAQWITRPATPSELDNWTDYTATVEFKLDSAAFGMFLRASDVSNGYMWQFNVTGPTPMLRLHKQVNGNYTLVQEVELAPYGFTDASLLADRHTVRYDVAGTTIKTTLDGKLVSTFTDATFAKGYIGFRTHACCGERGTVYDAVVTGADGDTLLDTDFTSGRNPFTGGEIVDSALTVSGTTDALYAPASRPQPLLRKGFTTRSGKKIASARVYASALGLYELELNGKTVGDQVLAPGWTNYHKRIQSQTYDVTELLDSGANVIGASLADGWWGGKIGIGWSHQYGDTPALVAKMRITYTDGSVQWIATDDSWKASDGPYVKADLQDGETYDARLEPAGWSRPGFDDAKWEPAASLDSQTALLVPQSDEPVRRTQVLQARKMTEPTAGTYVYDLGQNMVGVSRLKLTGSAGQTVKIRYAEVLNKNGTLYTDNFRSAKVTDRYTFAQTGTVTYEPTFTQHGFRYIEITGVNEPPALLDVKGVVWGSDLPATGTLKTSDGMLNQLVSNISWSQRGNFLSIPTDTPARDERLGWTGDISLFAPTANYLVDTRAFLSHWMADVRNSQYANGDLPAVVPTPQGQFADSGVGWSDVMITVPYQVWRSYDDTRILRENYPAMQKFFQFVRNSAGPDLLEPGRTTFFTDDWLNLDDPTEQGIMGTAYYAENARMMAETAKALGDDAAASDYGKLSADIRDAFTKAYVAADGTVKGNSQTGYAMALAMNLVSDPALVDKVGEKFVAKLALTDYHLRTGFIGTPLLLPALSRIGRDDLAYKMLLHKDYPSWGYEVANGATTVWERWNSIMPNGDFGPVDMNSFNHYAYGAVGDWMFQNIGGISALEPGYKRSRIAPVPGDNLTHGTGSLTTVYGRLSSKWSTHDGAINLKVIVPVNTVAEVHVPANSPAAVTEGGRPADATKSVRFLRMEKGAAVFEIGSGSYDFRVDTVRGEGG, from the coding sequence ATGCTCCGCAAACGCCCACTACTGCTCATGCTCCTGAAAGGTCTTGTCATGTGTGCCGTGGTCGCGGCCGCGTCGATCCTGCCCACGTCCGTATCCCCCGCCGCGTCGGCTCCCCCATCGGACGAGCCGTTCTCCGTGAAGGCTCTGACTGCCAACGGCCGGGTGAACCCGCTGGGCATCGGTGGTGAGGACCCCGTCCTCGGCTGGCAGTTGGCATCGGCCCGGCGGGGCACATCGCAGACGGCCTACGAGATCCAGGTCGGGCGCAGACCGGGCGCGGCCGATGTGTGGTCGTCCCGCCGGGTGGCGTCCGACCGCCAGGTCGGCGTGCGGTACGGCGGGCCTGCCCTGGACGCGGGCACCCGTTACTACTGGCGTGTGCGGGCCTGGGACGACAAGGGAACCGCGAGTCCATGGAGCGCGACCGCGTACTTCGAGACCGGCCTGCTGGACTCCGCCGACTGGGACGGCGCCCAGTGGATCACTCGCCCCGCGACTCCGAGCGAACTGGACAACTGGACGGACTACACCGCCACGGTCGAGTTCAAGCTGGACAGCGCGGCTTTCGGCATGTTCCTGCGTGCCTCGGATGTGAGCAACGGATACATGTGGCAGTTCAACGTCACGGGCCCGACACCGATGTTGAGACTGCACAAGCAGGTCAACGGCAACTACACCCTGGTCCAGGAGGTGGAGCTCGCGCCCTACGGCTTCACCGACGCGAGTCTCCTCGCCGACCGCCACACCGTCCGCTACGACGTGGCGGGGACCACCATCAAGACGACCCTCGACGGCAAGCTGGTCAGCACCTTCACCGACGCCACGTTCGCGAAGGGCTACATAGGTTTCCGCACCCACGCCTGCTGCGGCGAACGCGGAACCGTCTACGACGCCGTTGTCACCGGCGCCGACGGCGACACGCTGTTGGACACCGACTTCACGTCCGGCCGGAACCCGTTCACCGGCGGTGAGATCGTCGACTCGGCCCTCACCGTGTCCGGTACCACGGACGCCCTCTACGCCCCCGCGTCCCGGCCGCAGCCGCTGCTGCGCAAGGGCTTCACGACCAGGTCCGGCAAGAAGATCGCCTCCGCGCGCGTCTACGCGTCCGCACTCGGCCTCTACGAGCTGGAGCTCAACGGCAAGACGGTCGGCGACCAGGTACTCGCCCCAGGCTGGACCAACTACCACAAGCGCATCCAGTCCCAGACCTACGACGTCACGGAGCTACTCGACAGCGGCGCCAACGTGATCGGCGCTTCCCTGGCGGACGGCTGGTGGGGCGGCAAGATCGGGATCGGCTGGAGCCACCAGTACGGGGACACCCCCGCTCTCGTGGCGAAGATGCGCATCACCTACACCGACGGCTCCGTCCAGTGGATCGCCACGGACGATTCATGGAAAGCGTCGGACGGCCCCTACGTGAAGGCCGACTTGCAGGACGGCGAGACGTACGACGCTCGTCTGGAGCCGGCTGGCTGGAGCCGGCCAGGATTCGACGACGCGAAGTGGGAGCCCGCCGCGAGCCTGGACTCGCAGACCGCCCTCCTCGTGCCGCAGAGCGACGAGCCGGTGCGCCGGACCCAGGTACTCCAGGCCCGGAAGATGACCGAGCCCACCGCCGGGACCTATGTATACGACCTCGGTCAGAACATGGTCGGCGTGTCCCGACTCAAGCTGACCGGCTCAGCCGGCCAGACAGTCAAGATCCGCTACGCGGAAGTGCTCAACAAGAACGGCACCCTCTACACCGACAACTTCCGCAGCGCCAAGGTCACCGACCGCTACACCTTCGCCCAGACCGGAACAGTCACCTACGAACCCACCTTCACCCAGCACGGGTTCCGCTACATCGAGATCACCGGGGTGAACGAACCCCCCGCTCTCCTGGACGTCAAGGGCGTCGTCTGGGGGTCCGACCTCCCCGCCACCGGCACGCTGAAGACCTCGGACGGCATGCTCAACCAACTGGTGAGCAACATCTCCTGGAGCCAGCGCGGCAACTTCCTCTCCATCCCCACCGACACCCCGGCCCGCGACGAACGTCTGGGATGGACAGGCGACATCAGCCTGTTCGCGCCGACGGCCAACTACCTGGTCGACACCCGCGCGTTCCTGTCCCACTGGATGGCGGACGTACGCAACTCCCAGTACGCCAACGGCGACTTGCCGGCGGTCGTACCGACCCCTCAGGGCCAGTTCGCCGACAGCGGTGTCGGATGGTCCGACGTGATGATCACGGTGCCGTACCAGGTGTGGCGTTCCTATGACGACACCCGCATCCTGCGCGAGAACTACCCCGCCATGCAGAAGTTCTTCCAGTTCGTGCGCAACAGCGCCGGACCGGACCTGCTCGAGCCCGGCCGCACCACCTTCTTCACCGACGACTGGCTGAACCTGGACGACCCGACCGAGCAGGGCATCATGGGCACGGCCTACTACGCCGAGAACGCCCGCATGATGGCGGAGACGGCCAAGGCCCTGGGCGATGACGCGGCGGCGTCCGACTACGGCAAGCTCTCCGCCGACATCCGGGACGCCTTCACCAAGGCCTATGTCGCAGCCGACGGCACCGTCAAGGGCAACTCTCAAACCGGGTACGCGATGGCCCTCGCCATGAACCTGGTCTCGGATCCGGCACTGGTCGACAAGGTCGGGGAGAAGTTCGTGGCCAAACTGGCGCTCACCGACTACCACCTGCGGACCGGCTTCATCGGCACGCCGCTGCTGCTGCCCGCACTGAGCAGGATCGGCCGCGACGACCTGGCCTACAAGATGCTGCTGCACAAGGACTACCCGTCCTGGGGGTACGAGGTCGCCAACGGTGCCACCACCGTGTGGGAGCGCTGGAACTCGATCATGCCCAACGGCGACTTCGGCCCGGTCGACATGAACTCCTTCAACCACTATGCCTACGGTGCCGTGGGTGACTGGATGTTCCAGAACATCGGTGGCATCTCCGCGCTCGAGCCCGGCTACAAGCGCTCCCGGATCGCACCGGTACCCGGCGACAACCTGACGCACGGGACTGGAAGCCTCACCACCGTCTACGGCCGCCTGTCATCGAAGTGGAGCACCCACGACGGCGCCATCAACCTCAAGGTGATCGTCCCGGTCAACACCGTCGCGGAGGTCCATGTGCCGGCGAACAGCCCCGCAGCGGTCACCGAGGGCGGCCGGCCGGCCGACGCCACCAAGTCAGTCCGCTTCCTGCGCATGGAGAAGGGGGCCGCCGTCTTCGAGATCGGCTCGGGGTCCTACGACTTCCGCGTCGACACCGTCCGCGGAGAGGGCGGGTAG
- a CDS encoding zinc-dependent alcohol dehydrogenase family protein codes for MRGAVLHAPGDVRFEERVHPTIINPTDAVIRTAATCVCGSDLWDYRGINPVEQPTPFGHEYVGIVEEVGSEVTAVKPGQFVIGSFFASDNTCANCRNGYQTNCLHREFVGAEGCQAEKIRIPLADGTLVATPDQPAEQYIPSLLACSDVMGTGWYAAVAAEVRPGDTVAVVGDGAVGLCAVIAAKELGAERIIAMSRHEARQKLAREFGATDIVAERGEEGIARIKEMTGGIGADRVLECVGTPESMQQALRSTRPGGNVGFVGVPHDVAVDGQELFYSHVGLRGGPAPVRAFLPDLIDRVLSGRINPGKVFDLTLPLEQVADAYQAMDERRAIKALLVP; via the coding sequence ATGCGCGGAGCCGTTCTCCACGCTCCCGGGGACGTGCGCTTCGAGGAGCGTGTCCACCCGACGATCATCAACCCGACCGACGCGGTCATTCGTACCGCCGCGACCTGTGTGTGCGGCTCGGACCTGTGGGACTACCGCGGCATCAACCCGGTCGAGCAGCCAACCCCGTTCGGTCACGAGTACGTCGGCATCGTCGAGGAAGTCGGCAGCGAGGTGACTGCCGTCAAGCCGGGGCAGTTCGTCATCGGCTCGTTCTTCGCCTCCGACAACACCTGCGCGAACTGTCGCAACGGCTACCAAACCAACTGCCTGCACCGCGAGTTCGTCGGTGCCGAGGGCTGCCAGGCCGAGAAGATCCGCATCCCCCTCGCGGACGGCACTCTCGTCGCCACGCCCGACCAGCCCGCCGAGCAGTACATTCCCAGCCTGCTGGCCTGCTCCGACGTGATGGGCACCGGCTGGTACGCGGCCGTCGCCGCCGAGGTGCGGCCCGGCGATACGGTCGCGGTGGTCGGCGACGGCGCGGTCGGCCTGTGCGCGGTCATCGCCGCCAAGGAACTGGGCGCCGAGCGGATCATCGCCATGTCCCGGCACGAGGCCCGACAGAAGCTGGCCCGCGAGTTCGGGGCCACCGACATCGTCGCCGAGCGCGGGGAAGAGGGCATCGCCCGCATCAAGGAGATGACCGGCGGGATCGGCGCCGACCGGGTCCTGGAATGCGTAGGCACGCCGGAGTCCATGCAGCAGGCGTTGCGCTCGACACGGCCCGGCGGCAACGTCGGCTTTGTCGGCGTCCCCCATGACGTGGCGGTCGACGGCCAGGAGCTGTTCTACTCCCACGTCGGCCTGCGCGGCGGCCCCGCCCCCGTCCGTGCGTTCCTGCCTGACCTGATCGACCGCGTACTCTCCGGCCGCATCAACCCGGGCAAGGTTTTCGACCTCACCCTGCCGCTCGAACAGGTCGCCGACGCCTACCAGGCCATGGACGAACGACGCGCCATCAAGGCGCTCCTCGTGCCCTGA
- a CDS encoding gluconokinase, GntK/IdnK-type, which yields MASETVAGPPPDVLLIVGVAGSGKTTVARLVAQRLGRPYRDADEFHSEANRAKMAAGHALTDSDREPWLEAIGAWMDREIVAGRSAVVTCSALKRVYRDRLLAGRPGVRLVYLHGSHDLIRSRLAARHGHFFPAGLLDSQFAELQEPVADEHPLVVEIDQSPEAVAASVLSLMRGEDAVDDLPPGPLIERSARREERLVSAGPTGDQWQLRHGGQRASIVQLGGALREYVVNDRPLLDGFTSDSAITGGRGQLLVPWPNRVADGRYRFDGHDLQLPLTEPEEHNAIHGLLRWTLWKLLAHSEDSLRIGTTLCPQPGYPFLLEVRAEYRLGPEGLEVSVFATNSGTVRAPCAVGQHPYLTVGTDLVDTALLTVPAGYRLLTDERGLPVGQEPVEGTVYDFRAARPIGDLRLDTAFTGLDRDARGRTVVRLAHPSGLRGVDLWLGDGTRYVQVYTGDTLAEPERRRRGVAVEPMSCPADALRSGTDLTVLEPGDTHVLRWGLTPWDSP from the coding sequence GTGGCGAGCGAGACAGTGGCAGGGCCGCCGCCGGACGTGCTGCTCATCGTCGGCGTCGCCGGGTCGGGCAAGACGACGGTGGCGCGGCTCGTGGCGCAGCGGCTGGGCCGGCCGTATCGGGACGCGGACGAGTTCCACTCCGAGGCCAACCGCGCCAAAATGGCCGCCGGCCACGCCCTCACGGACAGCGACCGAGAGCCCTGGCTCGAAGCCATCGGTGCCTGGATGGACCGTGAGATCGTCGCCGGCCGGTCGGCTGTGGTGACCTGTTCCGCGCTCAAGCGTGTCTACCGGGACCGCCTTTTGGCGGGGCGCCCTGGCGTGCGTCTGGTGTACCTGCACGGGTCGCACGATCTGATCCGCTCACGGCTGGCCGCCCGGCACGGCCACTTCTTCCCGGCAGGTCTGCTGGACAGTCAGTTCGCCGAACTACAGGAGCCGGTGGCCGATGAACATCCGTTGGTGGTCGAGATCGACCAGTCCCCGGAGGCCGTGGCCGCGTCGGTGCTTTCGCTGATGCGCGGAGAAGACGCTGTGGACGACCTGCCGCCAGGGCCGCTCATCGAGCGCTCCGCACGACGTGAGGAGCGGCTTGTCTCCGCCGGTCCGACGGGCGACCAGTGGCAGTTGCGCCATGGTGGGCAACGGGCTTCCATCGTCCAACTGGGCGGCGCGTTGCGCGAGTACGTCGTGAACGACCGGCCCCTGCTCGACGGGTTCACCAGCGACTCGGCCATCACAGGAGGGCGAGGACAGCTCCTTGTCCCCTGGCCGAACCGTGTGGCCGACGGACGCTACCGCTTCGACGGCCACGACCTGCAACTCCCGTTGACGGAACCGGAGGAGCACAACGCCATCCACGGTCTGCTGCGGTGGACCTTGTGGAAGCTGCTTGCCCACAGTGAGGACTCGCTCAGGATCGGCACCACACTGTGCCCGCAGCCGGGTTATCCCTTCCTCCTCGAGGTCCGTGCGGAGTACCGGCTCGGTCCCGAAGGCTTGGAAGTCTCCGTCTTCGCCACCAACTCCGGTACGGTCCGCGCTCCTTGCGCAGTGGGACAGCATCCGTATCTGACGGTCGGCACCGACCTCGTCGACACCGCCCTGCTGACCGTTCCGGCCGGGTACCGGCTGCTCACCGACGAGCGGGGTCTGCCTGTCGGTCAGGAGCCGGTGGAGGGAACCGTGTACGACTTCCGCGCTGCCCGCCCCATTGGCGACCTGCGGCTGGACACCGCCTTCACCGGCCTCGACCGCGACGCGCGCGGCCGGACGGTCGTCAGGCTGGCCCATCCTTCCGGACTGCGAGGCGTCGATCTGTGGCTCGGCGACGGCACCCGCTACGTCCAGGTGTACACGGGTGACACGCTGGCCGAGCCCGAACGCAGACGCCGGGGCGTGGCCGTGGAGCCCATGTCCTGTCCGGCGGACGCGCTCCGCAGCGGCACCGATCTGACGGTTCTCGAGCCGGGTGACACCCATGTCCTGCGATGGGGGCTCACTCCGTGGGATTCCCCGTGA
- a CDS encoding (R)-mandelonitrile lyase produces the protein MELLNKQPTMKLPAQWFTGDAWADVIYRGEEPSRARANAVRFAPGARTAWHSHGLGQTLYIVEGIALIQSRGGEILEARPGDVIWTPPGEEHWHGAAPDHFMTHIALWETDEVDWLEHVGDDEYGGPRTSPRR, from the coding sequence ATGGAATTGTTGAACAAGCAGCCGACGATGAAGCTGCCCGCCCAGTGGTTCACCGGCGATGCCTGGGCGGATGTGATCTACCGGGGTGAAGAACCCTCCCGCGCCCGCGCCAACGCCGTGCGATTCGCGCCCGGTGCCCGGACCGCCTGGCACAGCCATGGCCTGGGCCAGACCCTCTATATCGTCGAGGGCATCGCCCTGATCCAGTCCCGCGGTGGCGAGATCCTCGAAGCCCGTCCGGGCGACGTGATCTGGACGCCGCCGGGCGAGGAGCACTGGCACGGCGCCGCCCCGGACCACTTCATGACGCACATTGCGCTGTGGGAGACCGACGAGGTCGACTGGCTCGAACACGTCGGCGATGACGAGTACGGCGGCCCGCGTACCAGCCCCCGCCGCTGA
- a CDS encoding dihydrofolate reductase family protein, which translates to MDQLLRVMNFNVSSDGIGAGEHQSLERPFGLDHPERLFAWAGATASWPMRTDAGGSRGLDDYFTRDFARDIGAEIMGRNKFGPERGPWNDHEWRGWWGEEPPFRTPVFVMTHHKRPSFTLSDTTFHFVDGDPATVLARAREAAQGKDVRLGGGVTTIRQFLDADLVDTMHVAVSPVKLGSGLRLWDSPDELLDRFHLEVVPSPSGVTHHLFWRR; encoded by the coding sequence GTGGATCAACTGCTGAGAGTCATGAACTTCAACGTCTCGAGTGACGGAATCGGTGCCGGTGAGCACCAGAGTCTCGAGCGGCCGTTCGGCCTCGACCATCCCGAGAGGCTGTTCGCCTGGGCCGGAGCCACGGCAAGCTGGCCCATGCGCACGGATGCCGGGGGGAGCCGGGGCCTCGACGACTACTTCACACGAGACTTCGCACGCGACATCGGTGCCGAGATCATGGGCCGCAACAAGTTCGGGCCCGAGCGCGGTCCTTGGAATGACCATGAGTGGCGCGGCTGGTGGGGGGAGGAGCCCCCGTTCCGTACCCCGGTGTTCGTCATGACCCACCACAAGCGTCCGTCGTTCACGCTCTCCGACACCACGTTCCACTTCGTCGACGGCGACCCGGCAACGGTCCTCGCACGGGCGCGGGAAGCGGCTCAGGGCAAGGACGTCCGCCTCGGCGGCGGGGTCACCACCATCCGGCAGTTCCTTGATGCCGACCTCGTCGACACCATGCACGTGGCGGTCTCTCCGGTAAAACTCGGGTCCGGACTACGCCTGTGGGACTCCCCCGATGAACTGCTCGACCGGTTCCACCTGGAGGTCGTGCCCAGCCCGAGCGGTGTGACGCATCATCTGTTCTGGCGAAGGTGA
- a CDS encoding carboxymuconolactone decarboxylase family protein, with translation MAKQSAPQELAGIAPKLVEVTNEVLFGDVWERPGLSPRDRSLVTVSVLAALYRGEQLGYHLRVALENGLSVEELSEAITHLAFYAGWPNAMTAITLLKEIADEQTAA, from the coding sequence ATGGCGAAGCAGTCCGCACCCCAGGAACTGGCCGGAATCGCGCCCAAGCTCGTCGAGGTCACCAATGAGGTCCTCTTCGGCGACGTCTGGGAGCGGCCCGGGCTCTCCCCGCGGGATCGCAGCCTCGTCACCGTGAGCGTGCTGGCCGCGCTGTACCGCGGCGAGCAGCTCGGCTACCACCTTCGTGTGGCGCTGGAGAACGGGCTGAGTGTGGAGGAGCTGTCCGAGGCAATCACGCACCTCGCCTTCTACGCCGGCTGGCCGAACGCCATGACCGCGATCACCCTGCTCAAGGAGATCGCAGACGAGCAGACCGCAGCCTGA
- a CDS encoding dienelactone hydrolase family protein, protein MTTITTRTVEYPADGLTMIGHLALPAGVDRRPAVLLGPEGTGLSDVERRRADALAELGYIALAFDIHGGRYVSDPEEMLARCLPLLADPDRMRGIGHAALDVLRAEPRTDRDRIAAVGYGTGGIIGLELGRDGVDLRAIGTVNGLTTGRPGEAARIRCPVWAGVGSEDPIMPPAQRNAFTAEMQAAGVDWRLTVYGGALHAFHHPSVDHPTLPGVGYHPQHAQRAWRDVVDLLAECLPVTEDLRA, encoded by the coding sequence ATGACGACGATTACGACGCGTACGGTCGAGTATCCGGCCGACGGTCTGACGATGATCGGGCACCTCGCGCTCCCGGCCGGTGTCGACCGCCGGCCCGCGGTGCTGCTCGGGCCAGAGGGCACGGGGCTCAGCGACGTCGAGCGTCGCCGGGCCGATGCTCTCGCCGAACTGGGATACATAGCGCTGGCCTTCGACATCCATGGCGGGCGCTATGTGAGCGATCCCGAGGAGATGCTGGCCCGTTGCCTGCCGTTGCTCGCTGATCCCGACCGGATGCGGGGCATCGGCCATGCGGCGCTCGACGTGCTGCGCGCCGAACCGCGGACCGACCGCGACCGGATCGCCGCCGTCGGCTACGGCACCGGAGGCATCATCGGGCTGGAACTCGGGCGCGACGGCGTCGACCTGCGCGCGATCGGCACGGTCAACGGACTGACCACGGGCCGACCGGGCGAGGCAGCGCGCATTCGCTGCCCGGTGTGGGCCGGGGTCGGGTCGGAGGACCCGATCATGCCGCCCGCGCAACGGAACGCGTTCACCGCCGAGATGCAGGCCGCGGGCGTCGACTGGCGCCTCACGGTCTACGGCGGCGCCCTGCACGCCTTCCACCACCCGTCGGTCGACCACCCCACGCTCCCCGGCGTCGGCTACCACCCGCAGCACGCGCAGCGAGCCTGGCGCGACGTCGTCGACCTGCTCGCCGAGTGCCTGCCCGTGACGGAAGATCTGCGGGCCTGA
- a CDS encoding DUF7144 family membrane protein: protein MTTNVREAGPARATHGSGWLVFASVMMIFSGIMTLLAGISAIAEDDVFFSTRNYVYELDLTGWGWIHLILGIVIACAGFALLKGATWARVVGVVLAGLSMIANFMWLPYNPWWALLFIALDAFVIWALCVAPGPMPD from the coding sequence ATGACAACCAATGTGAGAGAAGCCGGCCCGGCCAGGGCAACGCACGGCAGCGGCTGGCTCGTGTTCGCCTCCGTGATGATGATCTTCAGCGGCATCATGACGCTGCTCGCCGGTATCTCGGCCATCGCCGAGGACGACGTGTTCTTCAGCACCCGCAACTACGTCTACGAGCTCGATCTCACCGGATGGGGCTGGATCCACCTCATACTGGGCATCGTGATCGCCTGCGCCGGCTTCGCCCTGCTCAAGGGCGCCACGTGGGCCAGGGTCGTCGGCGTGGTGCTGGCGGGTCTCAGCATGATCGCGAACTTCATGTGGCTGCCCTACAACCCGTGGTGGGCGCTGCTCTTCATCGCCCTCGACGCCTTCGTCATCTGGGCGCTGTGCGTAGCCCCTGGTCCGATGCCGGACTGA
- a CDS encoding lytic polysaccharide monooxygenase auxiliary activity family 9 protein — MLFALVVGALTWSTPAQAHGTIVDPASRAYQCWKTWGSNHTNPAMQTEDPMCWQAFQANADTMWNWMSALRDGLGGQFEARTPDGTLCSNNLSRNASLDKPGPWKTTTVSNNFSVHLYDQASHGADYLKVYVSKQGFNPQTQTLGWSNLDFITQTGRFAPAKDITFPVQTSGYTGHHILFVIWQASHLDQAYMWCSDVNFG; from the coding sequence ATGCTGTTCGCCCTGGTCGTCGGCGCACTCACCTGGTCGACCCCCGCCCAGGCCCACGGCACCATCGTCGACCCCGCCTCCCGCGCGTACCAGTGCTGGAAGACGTGGGGCAGCAACCACACGAACCCGGCCATGCAGACCGAAGACCCCATGTGCTGGCAGGCCTTCCAGGCCAACGCCGACACCATGTGGAACTGGATGAGCGCGCTTCGCGACGGCCTCGGTGGCCAGTTCGAGGCGCGGACCCCCGACGGGACGCTCTGCAGCAACAACCTCTCCAGGAACGCCAGCCTGGACAAGCCCGGACCGTGGAAGACCACCACCGTCAGCAACAACTTCTCGGTCCACCTGTACGACCAGGCGTCCCACGGGGCGGACTACCTCAAGGTCTACGTGAGCAAGCAGGGCTTCAACCCCCAGACCCAGACCCTGGGTTGGAGCAACCTCGACTTCATCACGCAGACCGGCCGCTTCGCCCCGGCGAAGGACATCACGTTCCCCGTCCAGACGTCCGGCTACACCGGGCACCACATCCTGTTCGTGATCTGGCAGGCCTCGCACCTGGACCAGGCCTACATGTGGTGCAGCGACGTGAACTTCGGCTGA